Proteins from one Astatotilapia calliptera chromosome 8, fAstCal1.2, whole genome shotgun sequence genomic window:
- the LOC113028032 gene encoding uncharacterized protein LOC113028032, with product MHCVMTRTLPLFTCYICSYLCVYILFFVYLAPQVCNKPREIPETVLNPAPSTSGDTEPQKRVDNKKANRRSTDATFPDPCGPPCEALTKPENILASRSSWCFVPHPGQQQLLNYVLDISRPKDELIVETSSGCLTRSDFWTLGLNKEMESTIGNGCFELITKIVQSKGISIYIENLYVTRTWLAPYGCDPLRSFPTDAQRMDIIVLPLWTPGHFQLCVSLVF from the exons ATGCATTGTGTCATGACCAGAACGCTACCATTGTTTACATGTTATATTTGTTcctatctgtgtgtgtatattcttttctttgtgtacCTAGCCCCACAGGTGTGCAATAAACCCAGAGAAATCCCAGAAACGGTGTTGAACCCAGCACCTTCAACGTCTGGTGACACTG AACCTCAGAAAAGAGTTGACAACAAGAAAGCCAATCGAAGGTCAACAGATGCAACTTTTCCTGACCCGTGTGGACCACCGTGCGAAGCTCTGACAAAGCCTGAGAACATTTTGGCCAGCCGTTCATCATGGTGTTTTGTACCGCACCCTGGCCAACAACAGCTT ctcaactATGTTCTGGACATCAGCAGACCCAAAGATGAGCTGATTGTTGAAACGTCTTCTGGATGCCTCACGCGGTCAGATTTTTGGACACTGGGTTTAAACAAAGAAATGGAATCGAct attgGAAATGGCTGTTTTGAGCTTATCACTAAAATTGTTCAGTCAAAG GGGATAAGCATTTACATCGAAAATCTGTATGTCACCCGGACTTGGCTTGCACCCTATGGCTGTGATCCATTGCGGTCCTTTCCT ACTGATGCTCAGAGGATGGACATCATAGTTCTCCCTCTCTGGACACCTGGTCATTTCCAGTTGTGTGTAAGTCTTGTTTTTTGA
- the LOC113028367 gene encoding LOW QUALITY PROTEIN: uncharacterized protein LOC113028367 (The sequence of the model RefSeq protein was modified relative to this genomic sequence to represent the inferred CDS: substituted 1 base at 1 genomic stop codon) — MHLSIWNSGLKPELQECNTCCRGLFHCPLCPTFSPAVRAKIEEHLSVHIKNALPFKDKMICRCRLPCRTTGHFHCPVCNLTIIRRGDMARHLLSCQHSSIPSQPPLSGLLPAELSEEPRIPPAVLFEEPRLPPKVLSLGSEPFSDSLLEHSYALPSAFNKTAADGKSMNLTCPHCGLTLRTKNYKAHMMRKHSNQSIDVCLASHLQCVCVDETTGLFAVQRTGHGFSVPVHVQRKTWGVSHNIRCELEECQQYQLLAQRSGLGFSLCEHLRSLDYCRETVKEVFLQEHIVMEMVDLKFFGEAKAATCIKRQKAAQMAHAPLCVRVDFGGSSTQICLSVFEPEIHSFCRLGRIFVTYNALRNTWHCACAKPRISCPHKNIAKWHLFQTQRDIFKSTVPLSSGTPSQMTQESSSFEDNAAVERSIRYIFKEKKIPGSLPENVISQKMDHQKQLFPCETLCQVCPEHPKLDEAVLVTNKARIVSMMGVIENVSTHHRSCPRCHMVYRYQEWTDGLHNFDNHVVLSLELCLFXENILQNHVSASRVIDSLEGLRRVKFPSRDTIFHAYCHFEALTDAEYMYSCINCGFHPPVVVMDLHRKGVFKLAVSDLKAPEDFNGEHDIEGFWNSIHLEMISRGFFPSGVKNPFSVPPSYTHWAPWIGSETRTSDIVLNTEFKKVGTSSSHEAKLSSVTEDRLLDELAKQKVGVVRKLCKACNIDSKGSRFDLITRLREKMKSRQTYDKVFQSIWGASGGWSVILCPHGIVYSVKFNLRAESPRDFADLLLSWKHMPNVCVYDFARGLAAHTNLRVPDKLPFHPHEGRLAEPTEENVKAAQDGSLKVNLPWLHERMDSVNENPHPVTGSSDHYVLYDRFHEGNTKDPKDILRRIQLVPELKGWLNSQDVEQFFANMRKSNYFLSNMSPSTHVFLMRNINHHYNTVTNKKLLERQLRHGRLGKINI; from the exons atGCACTTATCAATCTGGAATTCGGGCTTGAAGCCGGAATTGCAGGAATGCAACACGTGTTGCAGAGGACTTTTTCACTGCCCTCTGTGCCCCACTTTCAGCCCTGCTGTCAGGGCAAAGATTGAGGAGCATCTCAGTGTGCATATAAAAAATGCTTTGCCTTTCAAAG ATAAAATGATATGCCGGTGCAGGCTGCCTTGTAGGACAACAGGACACTTTCACTGCCCTGTCTGTAATCTTACAATCATACGGCGTGGGGATATGGCAAGGCATTTATTGTCTTGTCAGCATTCTTCAATACCAAGTCAGCCACCACTATCAGGACTGCTCCCCGCTGAACTCTCCGAGGAGCCCCGTATTCCTCCGGCAGTACTCTTCGAGGAGCCCCGTCTCCCCCCCAAGGTTTTGTCTTTGGGATCGGAACCATTTTCTGACTCTTTGTTAGAACATTCATATGCTCTACCCTCTGCGTTCAATAAAACTGCAGCTGATGGAAAGTCCATGAATTTGACATGCCCTCACTGTGGCCTTACTCTTCGTACCAAAAACTACAAGGCTCACATGATGAGGAAGCACTCCAACCAATCAATAGATGTTTGCCTGGCCAGTCatctgcagtgtgtttgtgtagatGAAACTACAGGGTTATTTGCTGTGCAGAGAACTGGCCATGGGTTTTCTGTGCCAGTTCACGTTCAGAGGAAAACATGGGGGGTGTCTCACAATATCAGATGTGAGCTGGAGGAATGTCAGCAATACCAGTTGCTGGCCCAGCGGAGCGGACTAGGCTTCAGTTTATGTGAGCACCTTCGCTCACTAGATTACTGCCGAGAAACTGTAAAGGAGGTTTTTCTTCAAGAGCACATCGTGATGGAAATGGTGGACCTTAAATTTTTTGGAGAGGCCAAAGCTGCTACATGcataaagagacagaaagctgCCCAGATGGCACATGCTCCACTTTGTGTGAGGGTGGATTTTGGTGGATCCTCAACACAGATCTGTTTGTCTGTATTTGAGCCGGAAATACACAGTTTCTGCCGTCTTGGCAGAATATTTGTGACTTACAATGCTCTGAGGAACACCTGGCATTGTGCTTGTGCAAAGCCTCGAATATCATGTCCTCATAAAAACATAGCTAAATGGCATCTCTtccagacacagagagacatctTCAAATCAACTGTACCACTATCATCAGGCACCCCATCACAGATGACTCAGGAGAGTTCTTCCTTTGAGGACAATGCTGCCGTCGAAAGGAGTATACGCtatatttttaaagagaaaaaaatacctgGATCTCTTCCAGAAAATGTCATCTCACAGAAAATGGATCATCAGAAACAGCTCTTTCCATGTGAAACGTTGTGCCAGGTGTGCCCAGAGCACCCAAAACTTGATGAGGCTGTTCTAGTTACCAATAAAGCGAGGATTGTCAGCATGATGGGAGTGATTGAGA ATGTTTCAACACACCATAGATCGTGTCCTCGGTGCCACATGGTCTACAGGTACCAGGAGTGGACAGATGGGCTTCACAACTTTGACAACCATGTTGTTTTGTCTCTTGAACTTTGCCTTttttgagagaa CATATTACAGAACCATGTATCTGCTTCAAGGGTCATTGACTCATTGGAGGGCTTAAGAAGAGTGAAGTTTCCTTCTCGGGATACCATTTTTCATGCTTATTGCCATTTTGAGGCTTTGACTGACGCAGAATACATGTACTCCTGCATAAACTGTGGGTTTCACCCCCCTGTGGTAGTTATGGACTTACACAGAAAAGGGGTGTTCAAGTTAGCAG TGAGTGACCTCAAAGCCCCGGAAGACTTCAATGGTGAACATGACATTGAAGGTTTTTGGAACTCTATTCACCTGGAAATGATAAGCCGTGGTTTTTTTCCAA GCGGTGTGAAGAATCCATTTTCCGTTCCACCAAGTTACACGCACTGGGCACCATGGATCGGGAGTGAAACTCGAACAAGTGACATTGTGCTTAACACAGAGTTTAAAAAAGTAGGAACAAGCTCTTCACATGAAGCAAAGCTTAGCAGTGTCACAGAAGACCGTCTGTTGGATGAACTTGCCAAACAAAAG GTTGGAGTGGTAAGAAAATTGTGTAAAGCATGCAACATCGACTCCAAAGGCTCCCGCTTTGATCTCATCACCAGACTGAGGGAGAAGATGAAGAGCAGGCAGACATATGATAAGGTCTTTCAAAGCATATGGGGTGCCTCTG GAGGATGGTCTGTAATACTATGTCCACATGGCATTGTATACAGTGTTAAATTTAATCTTCGTGCTGAAAGTCCCCGGGATTTTGCTGACCTTCTCCTGTCCTGGAAGCACATGCCAAACGTCTGTGTTTACGATTTTGCGAGGGGTTTGGCAGCACACACCAATTTGCGGGTTCCTGATAAACTGCCATTTCATCCACATGAAGGTCGACTTGCTGAGCCCACTGAGGAAAATGTCAAGGCTGCACAGGATGGAAGCCTGAAAGTGAATCTTCCATGGCTACATGAAAGGATGGATAGTGTAAATGAAAATCCTCATCCTGTCACTGGATCATCTGACCATTATGTCCTGTATGACAGATTTCATGAGGGAAATACAAAAGATCCCAAGGACATATTACGCAGAATTCAACTTGTCCCGGAGCTGAAAGGCTGGCTGAACAGTCAAGATGTTGAACAGTTCTTTGCAAACATGAGGAAAAGCAATTACTTTTTAAGTAATATGAGTCCATCCACACATGTGTTTCTGATGAGAAATATAAATCATCATTATAACACTGTCACCAACAAGAAACTTCTGGAGAGGCAGCTAAGACATGGTCGACTTGGAAAGATCAATATCTAA